The following proteins come from a genomic window of Lolium rigidum isolate FL_2022 chromosome 5, APGP_CSIRO_Lrig_0.1, whole genome shotgun sequence:
- the LOC124653166 gene encoding protein SAWADEE HOMEODOMAIN HOMOLOG 1-like: MERRSSTRFSPTEIARLEKLVSGRKEKVLDGDLCEKLAEEFNRSAARTGSRALQATQVRGWFLDKLPASTTATKSTCLPTTSEEKTLASEAHVLVSETKAEPSEEKTLASEAHVLVSETKAEPSEEKVLAPDTSISNNEDALSPDLLKETIDKVPELEDLQFEARSSKDSAWYDIAVFLAHRKTSSGEVEVRVRFNGFGAEEDEWINVKKAIRQQSIPLESSECRTIVKGDLVLCFKESNDDALHFDAHVTDIQRKQHDIRGCRCVFHVQYIHDQSQEMVNLKRLSRRPKYV; the protein is encoded by the exons ATGGAGCGGCGATCCAGCACCCGCTTCTCGCCCACCGAG ATTGCAAGGTTGGAGAAGTTGGTTtcaggaagaaaagaaaaagtctTGGATGGTGATCTGTGTGAGAAGCTTGCTGAAGAATTTAA TCGTTCTGCAGCTCGGACCGGGAGTAGAGCACTACAGGCTACACAG GTTCGAGGATGGTTCCTTGATAAGCTCCCAGCATCAACTACAGCCACTAAATCTACTTGCCTGCCTACTACTTCTGAAGAAAAGACTTTAGCCTCAGAAGCACATGTGTTAGTTTCTGAGACAAAGGCTGAGCCTTCTGAAGAGAAGACTTTAGCCTCAGAAGCTCATGTGTTAGTTTCTGAGACAAAGGCTGAGCCTTCTGAAGAAAAAGTTTTAGCCCCTGATACAAGTATTTCAAACAACGAAGATGCACTTTCCCCGGACTTACTCAAAG AAACTATAGATAAGGTTCCTGAACTTGAAGACCTGCAGTTTGAGGCTAGGTCATCAAAGGATTCTGCATG GTATGACATTGCTGTATTTTTGGCACACAGGAAGACAAGTTCAGGCGAAGTT GAAGTCCGGGTGAGGTTTAATGGATTTGGGGCTGAAGAAGATGAGTGGATAAATGTCAAGAAGGCTATCCGCCAGCAATCCATTCCGCTGGAGTCCTCAGAATGCCGAACCATTGTCAAAGGAGATCTTGTCCTGTGCTTCAAG GAGAGCAACGATGATGCATTGCATTTTGATGCACATGTTACTGATATCCAACGGAAGCAACATGATATAAGGGGTTGCAGATGTGTCTTCCATGTCCAGTATATTCATGATCAGAGTCAG GAGATGGTGAACCTGAAGAGACTGTCCCGGCGTCCGAAATACGTCTGA